The proteins below are encoded in one region of Brassica napus cultivar Da-Ae chromosome A6, Da-Ae, whole genome shotgun sequence:
- the LOC106418027 gene encoding uncharacterized protein LOC106418027, translating into MLITPVSPCCNIAGLFLFRRISRQIFLKTESPSRTNSTSLKTISTVPATARASKPLRCGARRRVRDDGEDEDETYGYNEEIAMLETYSQTCRDEALIVTAKVDGEEVEVLIFKGFSSCLSGETAVDPARSVLPERAVITKIDRVRGPFDPSQIHYIQKGLSFQAFKETMVK; encoded by the coding sequence ATGCTTATCACGCCGGTGAGTCCATGCTGCAACATAGCCGGATTATTCCTTTTCCGGCGCATTTCCCGGCAGATTTTTCTAAAGACCGAATCACCATCACGCACAAACTCGACTAGCCTTAAAACCATTTCAACCGTTCCTGCGACGGCGCGAGCTTCGAAGCCACTACGGTGCGGTGCTCGGAGAAGGGTGAGAGACGacggagaagatgaagatgaaacgTACGGATACAACGAGGAGATAGCGATGCTGGAGACTTATAGCCAAACGTGTAGAGACGAAGCGCTTATCGTGACGGCCAAGGTTGACGGTGAAGAGGTCGAAGTTCTCATCTTCAAAGGATTCTCGTCGTGTCTGAGCGGGGAGACGGCGGTGGATCCGGCGAGGAGTGTGTTGCCGGAGAGAGCAGTGATTACAAAGATAGATAGAGTGAGAGGTCCTTTTGATCCTTCACAGATTCATTACATTCAGAAAGGACTCTCTTTTCAAGCTTTCAAGGAGACTATGGTCAAGTAA
- the LOC106418039 gene encoding vacuolar iron transporter 1 yields MSPGEDNITRISIEPEKQSLLEHHAEKHFTAGEIVRDIIIGVSDGLTVPFALAAGLSGANASSSIILTAGIAEVAAGAISMGLGGYLAAKSEADHYAREVKREQEEIKTIPETEAAEVAEMLSDYGVEPREYSPVVNALRKNPQAWVDFMMRFELGLEKPEPKRALQSAFTIAIAYVLGGFIPLFPYIFIPQAVDAVVASVVITLLSLFIFGYGKGHFTGSRPFKSAFETAFIGAVASAAAFCLAKVVQL; encoded by the exons ATGTCGCCGGGAGAAGATAATATCACGAGGATCTCTATAGAGCCTGAGAAGCAATCACTTCTCGAACATCATGCCGAGAAACACTTCACCGCTGGAGAGATCGTTCGTGACATCATCATCGGCGTTTCTGACGGTTTAACCGTTCCTTTTGCACTCGCCGCCGGACTCTCCGGTGCTAATGCCTCTTCGTCTATCATACTCACCGCTGGTATCGCTGAAGTCGCCGCCGGCGCTATCTCCATGGGACTCGGCGG GTATCTAGCGGCCAAGAGCGAAGCGGATCATTACGCACGAGAGGTGAAACGAGAACAAGAAGAGATCAAGACCATTCCTGAGACTG AGGCAGCAGAGGTAGCAGAGATGTTGTCAGACTATGGAGTAGAACCACGTGAATATTCACCTGTTGTTAATGCTCTTCGTAAAAATCCTCAAGCATGGGTTGATTTTATGATGAG GTTTGAGCTGGGATTAGAGAAGCCTGAACCAAAAAGAGCATTACAAAGCGCGTTCACGATTGCAATCGCTTATGTTCTTGGTGGTTTCATACCTCTATTTCCCTATATCTTCATACCGCAAGCAGTGGATGCGGTAGTGGCGTCTGTGGTTATAACTCTGCTGTCTCTCTTCATATTCGGCTATGGAAAAGGGCATTTCACCGGCAGCAGACCATTTAAAAGTGCGTTTGAAACGGCTTTTATAGGAGCGGTAGCCTCAGCTGCTGCTTTTTGTTTGGCTAAGGTGGTGCAACTTTAA
- the LOC106389045 gene encoding microtubule-associated protein 70-3-like isoform X1, with the protein MEERGGYAFEVNNGRPAANEFGSSRRNSSPQRPSLTKSSSVREGGGSKGRRSMKPSSDDEFITLLHGSDPVRVELSRLENEVRDKDRELSESQAEIKALRLSERQREKAVEELTEELGKMSEKLKLAENLVQSKNLEIKKINEEKRASMAAQFAAEATLRRVHAAQKDDDMPPIEAILAPLEAELKLARHEIAKLQDDNRALDRLTKSKEAALLDAERTVETALAKASMVDDLQNKNQELMKQIEICQEENRILDRMHRQKVAEVEKFTQTVRELEEAVLAGGAAANAVRDYQRKFQEMNEERRVLDRELARAKVSASRVATVVANEWKDGSDKVMPVKQWLEERRFLQGEMQQLRDKLAIADRAAKSEAQLKEKFQLRLKVLEESLRGPPSGGNRTTPEGRSISNGPSRRQSLGGADVIPKLTSNGFFSKRTPSSQFRSLSSSASTVLKHARGTSKSFDGGSRSLDRSKLLTNERSAKFPLNQSSEGTSEGDSPNSTKQEESEKPAGGTSNDSVPGVLHDLLQKEVITLRKAAHDKDQSIRDKDEAIEMLAKKVETLTKAMEVEAKKMRREVAAMEKEVSAMRVDNKGPESRTRRLSTTTTNPRGSSTTTAHLLSGSRGSGRMGMTRSTQ; encoded by the exons ATGGAGGAAAGAGGAGGATATGCGTTCGAGGTTAACAATGGCCGTCCGGCGGCGAATGAGTTCGGGAGTTCTCGGAGGAATTCTTCGCCGCAGCGTCCGTCATTGACGAAGTCATCGTCTGTCCGTGAAGGAGGAGGAAGTAAAGGACGGAGGTCAATGAAGCCGAGTTCCGACGACGAGTTCATTACTTTACTCCATGGCTCAGATCCGGTGAGAGTCGAGCTCAGTAGGCTCGAGAACGAAGTCAGAG ATAAAGATCGGGAGTTGTCTGAATCCCAAGCTGAGATCAAGGCTTTGAGGTTGTCTGAACGCCAAAGAGAGAAGGCTGTCGAAGAG CTTACCGAAGAGTTGGGAAAGATGTCGGAGAAGCTCAAACTGGCTGAGAACCTTGTCCAGAGTAAA AATCTTGAAATCAAGAAAATTAATGAAGAAAAAAGGGCGTCCATGGCAGCTCAATTTGCAGCAGAAGCCACTCTTCGAAGGGTTCACGCTGCTCAGAAGGATGACGATATGCCTCCTATTGAAGCCATTCTTGCCCCTCTAGAGGCTGAACTCAAGTTGGCGAGACATGAA ATTGCTAAACTTCAAGACGACAATAGAGCACTGGACCGTCTAACTAAATCAAAGGAAGCAGCTTTGCTGGATGCCGAAAGAACTGTCGAGACTGCTCTTGCCAAGGCTTCAATGGTTGATGATCTCCAGAACAAGAACCAAGAGTTAATGAAACAGATTGAAATTTGTCAG GAAGAGAACAGGATCCTGGACAGAATGCACAGGCAAAAAGTTGCAGAAGTTGAAAAGTTTACGCAGACTGTGCGCGAGCTAGAAGAAGCTGTTCTTGCTGGTGGCGCAGCTGCAAATGCAGTGAGAGATTACCAGAGGAAATTCCAAGAAATGAAT GAAGAGAGGAGAGTCCTTGACCGGGAGCTGGCCCGTGCAAAGGTAAGCGCAAGCAGGGTCGCAACTGTAGTGGCAAATGAGTGGAAAGATGGTAGCGACAAAGTGATGCCTGTGAAGCAATGGCTCGAAGAACGGAGGTTTCTGCAG GGAGAAATGCAACAACTGCGTGACAAACTCGCCATAGCTGACCGAGCTGCAAAATCTGAAGCTCAGCTGAAG GAGAAATTTCAACTGCGGCTTAAGGTCTTAGAAGAAAGTTTAAGAGGGCCTCCAAGCGGTGGCAACAGAACGACACCTGAAGGAAGAAGTATCAGCAACGGGCCTTCACGAAGACAATCACTTGGCGGAGCCGATGTCATACCAAAACTGACCTCAAATGGATTCTTCTCCAAGAGAACACCGAGTTCtcagttcagatctttgagtTCTAGTGCAAGTACAGTACTGAAGCATGCTAGAGGAACATCCAAATCATTCGACGGAGGCAGCAGATCTTTAGATAGGAGCAAACTGCTAACAAACGAACGAAGCGCGAAGTTTCCACTGAACCAATCTTCTGAAGGAACCAGCGAAGGCGACTCACCTAACTCAACAAAACAAGAAGAGTCGGAGAAGCCTGCAGGAGGAACGAGTAATGATAGTGTCCCAGGAGTGCTACATGATTTGCTTCAGAAGGAGGTGATAACCTTAAGAAAAGCTGCTCATGATAAAGATCAAAGCATAAGAGATAAGGACGAAGCTATTGAG ATGTTGGCCAAGAAGGTTGAGACACTAACAAAGGCGATGGAGGTAGAGGCAAAGAAGATGCGAAGAGAAGTAGCTGCAATGGAGAAAGAAGTTTCAGCCATGCGTGTGGATAATAAAGGACCAGAGAGTAGAACGAGGCGTCTctctactactactactaacCCTAGGGGATCTTCAACAACAACTGCACATTTGCTGTCTGGAAG CAGAGGGTCAGGACGAATGGGGATGACAAGGAGCACGCAGTAA
- the LOC106389045 gene encoding microtubule-associated protein 70-3-like isoform X2 — protein sequence MEERGGYAFEVNNGRPAANEFGSSRRNSSPQRPSLTKSSSVREGGGSKGRRSMKPSSDDEFITLLHGSDPVRVELSRLENEVRDKDRELSESQAEIKALRLSERQREKAVEELTEELGKMSEKLKLAENLVQSKNLEIKKINEEKRASMAAQFAAEATLRRVHAAQKDDDMPPIEAILAPLEAELKLARHEIAKLQDDNRALDRLTKSKEAALLDAERTVETALAKASMVDDLQNKNQELMKQIEICQEENRILDRMHRQKVAEVEKFTQTVRELEEAVLAGGAAANAVRDYQRKFQEMNEERRVLDRELARAKVSASRVATVVANEWKDGSDKVMPVKQWLEERRFLQGEMQQLRDKLAIADRAAKSEAQLKEKFQLRLKVLEESLRGPPSGGNRTTPEGRSISNGPSRRQSLGGADVIPKLTSNGFFSKRTPSSQFRSLSSSASTVLKHARGTSKSFDGGSRSLDRSKLLTNERSAKFPLNQSSEGTSEGDSPNSTKQEESEKPAGGTSNDSVPGVLHDLLQKEVITLRKAAHDKDQSIRDKDEAIEMLAKKVETLTKAMEVEAKKMRREVAAMEKEVSAMRVDNKGPESRTRRLSTTTTNPRGSSTTTAHLLSGRGSGRMGMTRSTQ from the exons ATGGAGGAAAGAGGAGGATATGCGTTCGAGGTTAACAATGGCCGTCCGGCGGCGAATGAGTTCGGGAGTTCTCGGAGGAATTCTTCGCCGCAGCGTCCGTCATTGACGAAGTCATCGTCTGTCCGTGAAGGAGGAGGAAGTAAAGGACGGAGGTCAATGAAGCCGAGTTCCGACGACGAGTTCATTACTTTACTCCATGGCTCAGATCCGGTGAGAGTCGAGCTCAGTAGGCTCGAGAACGAAGTCAGAG ATAAAGATCGGGAGTTGTCTGAATCCCAAGCTGAGATCAAGGCTTTGAGGTTGTCTGAACGCCAAAGAGAGAAGGCTGTCGAAGAG CTTACCGAAGAGTTGGGAAAGATGTCGGAGAAGCTCAAACTGGCTGAGAACCTTGTCCAGAGTAAA AATCTTGAAATCAAGAAAATTAATGAAGAAAAAAGGGCGTCCATGGCAGCTCAATTTGCAGCAGAAGCCACTCTTCGAAGGGTTCACGCTGCTCAGAAGGATGACGATATGCCTCCTATTGAAGCCATTCTTGCCCCTCTAGAGGCTGAACTCAAGTTGGCGAGACATGAA ATTGCTAAACTTCAAGACGACAATAGAGCACTGGACCGTCTAACTAAATCAAAGGAAGCAGCTTTGCTGGATGCCGAAAGAACTGTCGAGACTGCTCTTGCCAAGGCTTCAATGGTTGATGATCTCCAGAACAAGAACCAAGAGTTAATGAAACAGATTGAAATTTGTCAG GAAGAGAACAGGATCCTGGACAGAATGCACAGGCAAAAAGTTGCAGAAGTTGAAAAGTTTACGCAGACTGTGCGCGAGCTAGAAGAAGCTGTTCTTGCTGGTGGCGCAGCTGCAAATGCAGTGAGAGATTACCAGAGGAAATTCCAAGAAATGAAT GAAGAGAGGAGAGTCCTTGACCGGGAGCTGGCCCGTGCAAAGGTAAGCGCAAGCAGGGTCGCAACTGTAGTGGCAAATGAGTGGAAAGATGGTAGCGACAAAGTGATGCCTGTGAAGCAATGGCTCGAAGAACGGAGGTTTCTGCAG GGAGAAATGCAACAACTGCGTGACAAACTCGCCATAGCTGACCGAGCTGCAAAATCTGAAGCTCAGCTGAAG GAGAAATTTCAACTGCGGCTTAAGGTCTTAGAAGAAAGTTTAAGAGGGCCTCCAAGCGGTGGCAACAGAACGACACCTGAAGGAAGAAGTATCAGCAACGGGCCTTCACGAAGACAATCACTTGGCGGAGCCGATGTCATACCAAAACTGACCTCAAATGGATTCTTCTCCAAGAGAACACCGAGTTCtcagttcagatctttgagtTCTAGTGCAAGTACAGTACTGAAGCATGCTAGAGGAACATCCAAATCATTCGACGGAGGCAGCAGATCTTTAGATAGGAGCAAACTGCTAACAAACGAACGAAGCGCGAAGTTTCCACTGAACCAATCTTCTGAAGGAACCAGCGAAGGCGACTCACCTAACTCAACAAAACAAGAAGAGTCGGAGAAGCCTGCAGGAGGAACGAGTAATGATAGTGTCCCAGGAGTGCTACATGATTTGCTTCAGAAGGAGGTGATAACCTTAAGAAAAGCTGCTCATGATAAAGATCAAAGCATAAGAGATAAGGACGAAGCTATTGAG ATGTTGGCCAAGAAGGTTGAGACACTAACAAAGGCGATGGAGGTAGAGGCAAAGAAGATGCGAAGAGAAGTAGCTGCAATGGAGAAAGAAGTTTCAGCCATGCGTGTGGATAATAAAGGACCAGAGAGTAGAACGAGGCGTCTctctactactactactaacCCTAGGGGATCTTCAACAACAACTGCACATTTGCTGTCTGGAAG AGGGTCAGGACGAATGGGGATGACAAGGAGCACGCAGTAA